The proteins below are encoded in one region of Bremerella sp. P1:
- a CDS encoding class I adenylate-forming enzyme family protein, protein MATYRSLQQLLSSALEASSGKVALRSRERELSYAELDHGIQMVAAGLHALGITKGDRVAWYLPNCVEAVFVTMACYRIGAIAVPLNYRYVAEEVEDVVARTQARLLVYAGEKADTVAPVIQAKDIVSVVVGDEAERSRAFASLLTAGTIAEPTPVAADDPALILFTSGSTGHPKGVMHSHEGVYSAIDQSRKLFDFQAKDVVLVGKSISHAGGLQTQMLPALLAGSKVLLEMKPTPARAVEAITKYGVTEYGLLASDLLDFIEYLEQEQHRLPTLNNAIGSGDSVPADLHHRFRDLLGWEVMEGAGMTEVGCYYSANPRYGTRKWGSLGVPTPGTQLRIVNEDGTDCEAGQHGEIVLKMKSATIGYWNDDNATHALFRDGWLHTGDLGYEDAEGYVWFVGRKKLMIIRRGSNIAPAEVENVLDEHPLVHASIVVGVRDPHDGQVPVACVALAEGAGADSEAAIRDFVRQHLAAYKNPVHYLFLDALPRTGTGKFDRHTLMERAERTFG, encoded by the coding sequence ATGGCCACTTATCGTTCGCTGCAACAATTACTTAGTTCGGCACTGGAAGCCTCGTCGGGAAAGGTAGCTCTGAGGTCGCGCGAGCGTGAGCTGAGCTACGCGGAACTAGATCACGGCATTCAAATGGTTGCGGCAGGGCTTCACGCGCTGGGGATCACCAAGGGGGATCGTGTGGCCTGGTATCTGCCCAATTGTGTTGAGGCGGTGTTCGTCACCATGGCCTGCTATCGCATCGGAGCGATCGCGGTACCGCTCAATTATCGTTACGTGGCCGAGGAAGTCGAAGATGTCGTTGCCCGCACCCAGGCCAGACTGCTGGTTTATGCCGGGGAAAAGGCCGACACGGTGGCGCCCGTCATTCAGGCAAAAGACATTGTATCGGTGGTCGTGGGGGATGAAGCCGAACGGTCCAGGGCGTTTGCCTCGCTGCTTACCGCCGGTACGATTGCCGAGCCTACGCCTGTGGCCGCGGACGATCCCGCGCTGATCCTGTTTACTTCGGGCAGTACCGGGCATCCCAAGGGAGTCATGCATTCGCACGAAGGGGTCTATAGCGCGATTGATCAATCACGAAAGCTATTCGACTTTCAAGCAAAGGATGTTGTTCTGGTCGGCAAGTCGATCAGTCACGCTGGTGGCTTGCAAACGCAGATGCTGCCTGCCCTGTTAGCCGGTAGCAAGGTGCTTCTCGAAATGAAGCCGACGCCTGCCCGAGCAGTCGAGGCGATCACCAAGTACGGCGTAACCGAGTACGGTCTACTTGCCAGTGACCTACTCGATTTCATTGAGTACCTGGAACAAGAGCAGCACAGGTTGCCCACCTTGAACAACGCTATTGGCTCTGGCGATAGCGTGCCGGCCGACCTGCATCATCGCTTTCGTGACCTTTTGGGGTGGGAAGTGATGGAAGGGGCTGGCATGACTGAAGTGGGTTGCTACTACTCTGCCAATCCTCGTTACGGAACCCGCAAGTGGGGATCGCTTGGTGTTCCCACACCAGGAACCCAGTTGCGGATTGTTAACGAAGATGGCACTGACTGCGAAGCTGGGCAACACGGCGAGATCGTCCTGAAGATGAAGTCGGCCACCATCGGGTATTGGAACGATGACAACGCAACGCACGCACTCTTTCGCGACGGCTGGCTGCATACCGGCGATCTGGGCTATGAAGATGCGGAAGGGTATGTGTGGTTTGTGGGCCGCAAGAAGTTGATGATCATCCGTCGCGGATCGAACATCGCACCTGCCGAAGTCGAGAACGTCCTCGACGAGCACCCGCTGGTGCATGCTTCGATTGTGGTCGGCGTGCGTGATCCGCACGACGGTCAAGTTCCGGTTGCCTGCGTTGCTTTAGCCGAAGGAGCCGGTGCTGATTCGGAAGCAGCGATTCGAGATTTCGTGCGGCAACATCTTGCTGCCTACAAGAACCCGGTCCACTACCTCTTTCTTGACGCATTGCCGCGAACGGGGACCGGTAAGTTTGATCGGCATACGCTGATGGAACGTGCCGAACGAACGTTTGGCTAG
- a CDS encoding DUF1559 domain-containing protein: MNRKRGFTLVELLVVIAIIGVLIALLLPAVQQAREAARRMSCSNNMKQTGLALHNYHDTYRVLPPQAAKGGHSANWWVFLLPFCEQGNAYDRLLVDGGGFWMGSTSTAALNNKDVLDGFAPDYMVCPSSPMPTFLNKANSNGATDQIEPSYVAIAGSNNHSSTDNSTNGGNSPISGGGMIIRVRALNMSACTDGTSNTIIVGEQGDYVVNSSGTKYDTRASHNDGGWQGTNGLQEVKGNGSVVDPANRCWNETTIIGGLGVRIYDGTTMGINKCNTPIISAHPGGVMALGLDGHVNFLAETIDVQTWKNMVDRDDGNVISLP; the protein is encoded by the coding sequence ATGAACAGAAAACGTGGCTTTACGCTGGTGGAATTGCTGGTGGTCATTGCGATCATTGGCGTTCTCATCGCGTTGCTGTTGCCTGCCGTTCAACAGGCCCGAGAAGCTGCTCGCCGCATGAGCTGCTCGAACAATATGAAGCAGACCGGCTTGGCGCTTCATAACTATCACGACACCTATCGTGTCTTGCCTCCGCAAGCCGCCAAGGGTGGTCACAGTGCGAACTGGTGGGTGTTTCTGTTGCCGTTCTGCGAGCAGGGAAATGCTTACGATCGCTTGTTAGTTGATGGCGGTGGTTTTTGGATGGGTTCGACCTCGACCGCGGCTTTAAACAACAAAGACGTCTTGGATGGTTTTGCACCTGATTACATGGTTTGTCCTTCCTCGCCGATGCCTACGTTCCTGAACAAGGCCAACTCGAATGGGGCGACCGACCAGATCGAACCTTCTTACGTGGCCATTGCCGGATCGAACAATCACTCGTCGACCGACAACTCGACTAATGGTGGCAACTCGCCGATCTCGGGCGGTGGCATGATCATTCGCGTTCGAGCACTCAATATGTCGGCATGCACCGATGGAACGTCGAACACGATCATCGTTGGCGAACAAGGCGACTACGTGGTTAACTCGAGTGGCACGAAGTACGACACCCGTGCTTCGCACAACGATGGTGGCTGGCAAGGCACCAACGGTCTCCAGGAAGTGAAAGGCAACGGCAGTGTCGTCGATCCGGCCAATCGTTGCTGGAACGAAACGACCATCATCGGCGGCCTGGGAGTCCGGATCTATGACGGAACGACCATGGGGATCAACAAATGCAATACGCCGATCATCTCGGCACATCCCGGCGGTGTCATGGCTCTGGGGCTGGACGGCCACGTGAACTTCCTTGCGGAAACGATCGATGTCCAAACTTGGAAAAACATGGTGGATCGCGATGACGGCAATGTTATCTCGCTGCCTTAA
- a CDS encoding carboxypeptidase-like regulatory domain-containing protein translates to MNSSLKLSFAVVLGLALFGCNKNEDLGTIHGTVTYDGAPVTEGTISFRGEESGLSVSDELDAEGKFEVTAAGGIPPGTYKAFIVPPEVEVSIGPDVAPVLKPKDMPNVPKEYRSIRTTPLTAEVSIGDNEVNFELKK, encoded by the coding sequence ATGAATTCGTCTTTGAAGCTATCATTCGCCGTTGTCTTGGGTTTGGCGCTCTTCGGATGCAACAAGAATGAAGACTTGGGAACCATCCATGGAACCGTCACTTACGATGGCGCCCCGGTTACCGAAGGGACTATCTCTTTTCGTGGGGAAGAAAGCGGGCTGAGCGTCAGTGACGAACTTGACGCGGAAGGGAAGTTTGAAGTGACCGCCGCTGGTGGAATTCCGCCAGGAACGTACAAGGCGTTTATCGTGCCGCCGGAAGTAGAGGTTTCGATTGGTCCGGATGTCGCTCCGGTTCTCAAACCGAAGGACATGCCCAACGTTCCCAAGGAGTATCGCAGCATTCGTACGACGCCACTGACGGCGGAAGTATCGATCGGCGATAACGAAGTCAACTTCGAGCTCAAGAAGTAA
- the truB gene encoding tRNA pseudouridine(55) synthase TruB: MHGILNLNKPAGKTSRDVVNIIQRLVRPAKTGHAGTLDPLATGVLVCPVGHGTKLIEFIQRMPKTYEVCFLLGRQSDTEDIEGDVQLLDDPPQPSRDQVEAVLPMYLGTIQQVPPAFSALKVAGKRAYDLARQGKEVELASREIEVYAIEILAYDYPELRMRIKCGSGTYIRSLGRDIARDLRTEAIMSELVRTAIGSFEIADAFQPDDQLSRGKLAASLQPTSLAVSQLPHATVSQEEILRLAQGKLIEVSVPAAAEEVAAMTTAGELVAVLVPGKEGGWRTIRNFANDYL; the protein is encoded by the coding sequence ATGCACGGAATTCTGAATCTCAATAAACCGGCCGGCAAGACATCACGTGATGTGGTTAACATCATCCAGCGATTGGTGCGCCCAGCCAAGACAGGGCACGCCGGCACGTTGGATCCGCTGGCGACCGGAGTGCTGGTTTGTCCGGTGGGTCACGGTACGAAGCTGATCGAGTTCATTCAGCGAATGCCCAAGACGTACGAGGTGTGCTTTCTGCTGGGACGGCAAAGCGATACCGAGGATATCGAAGGCGATGTGCAGCTGCTCGACGATCCTCCTCAGCCCTCACGCGACCAGGTCGAAGCCGTGCTGCCCATGTATCTGGGAACAATTCAGCAAGTGCCCCCGGCCTTCTCGGCGTTGAAAGTCGCGGGCAAGAGGGCCTACGATTTGGCTCGCCAGGGAAAGGAAGTGGAACTGGCCAGCCGCGAGATCGAAGTCTACGCGATCGAGATCCTGGCGTACGACTATCCGGAACTCCGGATGCGTATCAAGTGCGGCAGTGGTACGTATATTCGTTCGTTGGGACGCGACATCGCGCGAGACCTGAGGACCGAGGCGATCATGTCCGAGCTAGTCCGCACGGCGATCGGCAGTTTTGAAATCGCGGACGCCTTTCAGCCAGACGATCAGTTAAGTCGCGGGAAGTTGGCCGCTTCGCTGCAGCCAACCTCGTTGGCGGTCTCGCAACTGCCCCACGCAACGGTGAGCCAGGAAGAGATCCTCCGGCTGGCCCAGGGGAAGTTGATCGAAGTCTCGGTGCCTGCGGCTGCAGAGGAAGTCGCCGCGATGACCACCGCTGGCGAACTGGTCGCGGTGCTTGTGCCTGGCAAAGAGGGCGGGTGGCGGACGATTCGCAACTTTGCCAACGACTACCTGTAA
- a CDS encoding DNA translocase FtsK — MFEERSIQRDLIAIGLSALTIFLALSLLSYRPDDAIGELPAPFSAIYQPDQVAYPQPHQVHNLCGGVGALAADFLLVTLGVGAYFAVVSMAAFDVILLMRKEITSPAARLIGWLMTLMGITTLVTIVAPGASPGPISSSGGRLGLIGQQFLSEHFATTGAVILCLAVTACGLLLCTEYELVRLTVWSFLKAKEKTQAGAAAWKTRRERLKEERKAKLLAEFGLDGEEGEYEEEDVEYDEQGVRIKIGGRQIKTDVDEEIPFEDGEEVFEEEAAGDEEEYEEEEYEEEEEIDEEVEEELGEEEADEEVPITRVEKPEETALSVKNRNSKKQQQDDARKNVMSELDNAANGQTNPKNYELPPIELLIESDDFSFDEQEREVRKKAKVLEKTFLNFGFNVKVVEIETGPVIAQYEVELEAGLRLSKITGLADDLAIALRVPSVRIVAPIPGKNTVGIEVPNDERQMVRLREVMEEASGRIGKMKVPIFLGKDVSGNSLAVDLASMPHLLIAGRTGTGKSVCLNALITSILMTRRPDEVRMLMIDPKMVELSCYRTLPHLMHPVVTDMKKAEAILAWAVEKMEERYQLLAQVGVRHLSAFNALGEEEIWDRMGAEDEGERNNVATHLPYIVIVADEIADMMMTAGKEVEQHIIRLAQKSRAVGIHLILATQKPTVDVITGLIKSNLPARISFQVASRTDSRVVLDEMGADKLLGNGDMLFLWPGTSTLMRGQGTYLSDEEINRVVEFVSTGEQDFVKELVQLKVEDGATADPAKMKKRDDLYEQAVDVIVAEQRGSVSLLQRALGVGYGRGARLIDFMAEDGIVGPYNGSQAREVIITPEEWELMKSGQSTGGAAASEEVEEEAPAPKAKRSNKIRPHLVEDEEEEEEVNEEAEYEEYEEEEAEYEEEDGEEAEYEDEEEAEYEDGEEAEYEEEEYEEEDAEYEEEESEEEYEEEKEYEEEDDEEDGKYYEESA, encoded by the coding sequence ATGTTCGAAGAACGAAGTATCCAGCGAGACTTGATCGCCATTGGATTGTCTGCGTTGACAATCTTCTTGGCGTTGTCGCTGCTGTCGTATCGCCCGGATGATGCCATCGGCGAGCTGCCTGCTCCATTCTCTGCGATCTATCAGCCTGATCAGGTCGCGTATCCACAACCGCACCAGGTGCACAATCTGTGTGGTGGCGTTGGAGCGCTGGCAGCTGATTTTCTACTAGTGACCCTGGGAGTCGGGGCTTACTTCGCTGTGGTCAGCATGGCCGCGTTCGATGTCATTCTATTGATGCGGAAAGAAATCACGTCACCAGCTGCCCGTCTGATTGGCTGGCTAATGACCTTGATGGGCATTACCACGCTGGTAACGATCGTTGCTCCCGGTGCTTCGCCTGGTCCAATCAGTAGCTCCGGCGGACGGCTGGGCCTGATCGGTCAGCAATTCTTGAGCGAGCACTTCGCAACGACCGGGGCGGTGATTCTGTGCCTGGCGGTAACAGCGTGTGGTCTGCTGCTGTGTACCGAGTACGAGCTGGTTCGTCTCACGGTGTGGAGCTTCCTGAAAGCCAAGGAAAAGACACAAGCCGGAGCGGCTGCCTGGAAGACGCGTCGCGAGCGTCTGAAGGAAGAACGCAAGGCAAAGCTATTGGCCGAATTTGGCCTGGATGGTGAAGAGGGAGAATACGAAGAAGAGGACGTCGAATACGACGAACAGGGCGTCCGTATCAAGATCGGTGGTCGTCAGATCAAGACCGACGTCGACGAAGAGATTCCGTTTGAAGATGGCGAAGAGGTCTTCGAAGAGGAAGCTGCCGGCGACGAAGAGGAATACGAGGAAGAGGAGTACGAAGAGGAAGAAGAGATCGACGAAGAAGTCGAAGAGGAACTCGGCGAAGAAGAAGCGGACGAGGAAGTCCCCATCACGCGCGTCGAAAAGCCGGAAGAAACGGCGCTGTCGGTCAAGAACCGCAACAGCAAGAAGCAGCAGCAGGACGATGCCCGCAAGAACGTGATGAGCGAGCTCGACAATGCTGCCAATGGCCAGACCAATCCCAAGAACTACGAGCTACCTCCGATCGAGCTGTTGATCGAGAGCGACGACTTCTCGTTCGACGAGCAGGAACGCGAAGTCCGCAAGAAGGCCAAGGTCCTGGAGAAGACGTTCCTCAACTTCGGCTTCAATGTGAAGGTGGTCGAAATCGAAACCGGCCCGGTCATTGCCCAGTATGAAGTCGAGCTGGAAGCCGGTCTGCGTCTCTCGAAGATCACCGGTCTGGCCGACGACTTAGCGATTGCCCTGCGTGTGCCGAGCGTGCGTATTGTGGCCCCAATCCCCGGTAAGAATACCGTCGGTATCGAAGTGCCTAACGACGAACGCCAGATGGTTCGCCTGCGCGAGGTGATGGAAGAAGCCAGCGGTCGTATCGGCAAGATGAAGGTGCCGATCTTCCTGGGTAAAGACGTCTCAGGCAACTCGCTCGCGGTCGACTTGGCTTCGATGCCTCACCTTTTGATCGCCGGTCGTACAGGTACCGGTAAGTCGGTCTGTTTGAACGCGCTGATTACTTCCATCCTGATGACGCGTCGCCCGGATGAAGTGCGGATGCTGATGATCGACCCGAAGATGGTCGAACTCTCTTGCTACCGCACGCTGCCGCACCTGATGCATCCAGTGGTGACCGATATGAAGAAGGCCGAAGCCATCTTGGCTTGGGCGGTCGAGAAGATGGAAGAGCGTTACCAGCTGCTGGCCCAGGTCGGCGTGCGTCACTTGAGCGCCTTCAACGCGCTGGGTGAAGAAGAAATCTGGGATCGCATGGGTGCCGAAGACGAGGGTGAACGTAACAACGTCGCGACACACCTGCCGTACATCGTAATCGTGGCGGACGAAATCGCGGACATGATGATGACGGCCGGCAAAGAGGTCGAGCAGCACATTATTCGCCTGGCCCAGAAGTCGCGTGCGGTCGGTATTCACTTGATCCTAGCCACGCAGAAGCCAACGGTCGATGTTATTACCGGTTTGATCAAGTCGAACTTGCCGGCACGTATCTCCTTCCAGGTTGCCAGCCGTACGGACAGCCGCGTGGTGCTCGATGAAATGGGTGCCGACAAGCTTTTGGGTAACGGTGACATGCTCTTCCTCTGGCCAGGCACCTCGACCCTGATGCGTGGTCAAGGTACGTACCTGTCCGACGAAGAAATCAACCGCGTGGTCGAGTTCGTGAGTACTGGCGAACAAGACTTCGTGAAGGAACTCGTTCAGCTGAAGGTCGAAGACGGCGCGACCGCCGACCCGGCCAAGATGAAGAAACGCGACGATCTCTACGAGCAAGCGGTCGATGTGATCGTCGCCGAGCAGCGCGGCAGTGTGTCGCTACTGCAGCGAGCTTTGGGTGTGGGGTACGGACGTGGTGCCCGGCTGATCGACTTCATGGCCGAAGACGGAATCGTGGGACCGTACAACGGATCGCAGGCCCGCGAAGTGATCATCACTCCAGAAGAGTGGGAATTGATGAAGTCGGGACAATCGACCGGCGGCGCTGCGGCGAGTGAAGAGGTCGAAGAAGAAGCCCCTGCGCCAAAAGCGAAACGCTCGAACAAGATTCGTCCGCACCTGGTGGAAGACGAAGAGGAAGAAGAGGAAGTCAACGAAGAGGCCGAATACGAAGAGTACGAGGAAGAAGAAGCCGAATACGAAGAGGAAGACGGCGAAGAGGCGGAGTACGAGGACGAAGAAGAAGCCGAATACGAAGACGGTGAAGAAGCGGAATACGAAGAGGAAGAGTACGAAGAAGAGGACGCCGAGTACGAGGAAGAAGAATCCGAAGAGGAGTACGAGGAAGAGAAAGAGTACGAGGAGGAAGACGACGAAGAAGACGGCAAGTACTACGAAGAGAGTGCTTAG